Within Phycisphaerae bacterium, the genomic segment CAACAGGACTGCCACACTCAAGGCTAAAAAAGCAATAGCTAAGGTAACAGTTAAACTGCGGAATTTCTTTGCTTTTTTCATTTCAAGATTCAACCTTTAACGAATTATCTCATCTGCCTTGCTCAATAAACCTTCAGGCACCGTCAGCCCCAGTTCTTGAGCCGCTTTGTAATTGAACTGGAAAAACCCCTCTGCTGAAACAACCGGGATGGTGCTGGCCGGGGTACCTTTGAGGATTTTGTCGGCCAGGATCGCTGTCTGTTTGCCCATATTGACGGTATTAACGTTCACACCAAAAACAGACCCATAGTCTCCCACCAACATTAAGGCACCGCCAATAGGCACCTTGTGTTCAGCCGCAAACTTACCCATTACTGCAAAAGCATCAGCCGTCACGCCAAGAGGTTCAGCAATTATCAGCATGGCATCTATACCAATATCAGCCGATTTAGTCCGCGCATCCAGTTCAGCCTCAAGTTCTGCCGCATTGTCGGCGGGACATTCCACCAAGGTTACACCCGAGGCCTCTGCCACCGGGTACAATACCTTTAACTGGCTGGCTACAATAGGGTAGCCTCGCTGATAGGGTATCCAGATTCGTTTGACCTGCGGCACCAACTCGAGCATAATCTCAAAACGCTTGACCGCGAGGTCTGGGCCGGGGTAGCGAACACCGGTGATATTTCCTCCGGGCTGGCGTACGCTGTCAACCAGGCTGGTGTCTTCTATGTTGGCAAAGGTAAAAAGCACCGGGATGTTTGTCCCTTGGGTGGCTGCCTTAGCAGCCATGGATACCTCAGTGGGAAACGTAAAAATCAGGTCAACTTTATCTTTTACAAATTGCCTGAGAATTTGCTCTTCTTTGGCAGGTTCAAAGTTCGTTCTCTGTATGTCATAAATGATGTTTTCCCCCTCGATGTAGCCCAACTCGGTCATTTTGGCCTTGAAGCTATCTGGTATATCGGCAATATAATCTAGGCCGCACAGAATACCCACGCGATATACCTTTTGCGTTTTTTTACCACAGCCGCTCAAAAGTGTACAAATCGCAACTAATAGAATTAGAAGCAGTATTTGCCGTCTAAAACTGATTTGCTTACTTAGATTCATTTTAATCACCTTTTTTTCAGTAATAATAATTTAACGAATTATTTTCTTTGCTCTGCTTAGCAAGCCTTCAGATACTGTCAAGCCGAGCTCTTGAGCTGCTTTGTAATTCAGCCATAGATAATTCGCCGGTGTTGCTAACATAATAGAGCCGGCTGGAGTGCCTTTGAAAATTTTGTCAGCTAAGGGCGCGGCCATTTTGCCCATTTCAAAGTCGTCAGGAAGAAAACTGAATACAGCGCCAAGGTCTAACGTATAGGGCACGCCACCGCCAACTGGTATATGATATTTATTAGCAAACTTGATTATCACCCCAGAAGCACTTGGCGACTGAGAAAGGGCCTCAGGCAGAAGCAGAATGGCATCTATGCCGACATCGCCAGATGCAGCTCGTGCCTGCAGGTCAGCCTCAACTTCGTTAGCATCAGTGTGAGAAGATTCCACTAAGGTTACACCCAAAGACGAAGCCGCTAAGCGCAGCGCATCCAGCATAATGGGCGTGTTAGGATAACTTGGGTCATAGGTTACCCAAACTCGTTTGGCCTGTGGCTTCAATTCAATCATAATCTCCAGATGTTTAACCACGTTGTCCGGGCCGGGGAAGCGAACGCCGGTTATATTCCTGCCTGGATGGGCCACGCTCTCTATCGGAATGTTTCCTTCTACGCCACACATAGCAAAAACCATTGGGATGCCTTTCCCGTGGGCTGTACTATAAGCCGTAACGCTTGCGCCGGTTGGAAAAGTGAAAATTAAATCAACCTTATCGTTTATAAATTTCTCAACAGTCTGCTTTTCCCCTTCGGGGTCAGCGTCCTTTACTTGCACATCATAAACGATGTTCTTGCCCTCTATGTAACCCAACTCTGTCATTCCGGCCTTGAAGCCCTCTGCTATAGTGAGCATAGGGGCAAAGCTCGTCAGAATACCCACCCGATATACCTTTTGCGTTTTTTTACCACAACTGCCCAAAAGTGTACC encodes:
- a CDS encoding ABC transporter substrate-binding protein → MNLSKQISFRRQILLLILLVAICTLLSGCGKKTQKVYRVGILCGLDYIADIPDSFKAKMTELGYIEGENIIYDIQRTNFEPAKEEQILRQFVKDKVDLIFTFPTEVSMAAKAATQGTNIPVLFTFANIEDTSLVDSVRQPGGNITGVRYPGPDLAVKRFEIMLELVPQVKRIWIPYQRGYPIVASQLKVLYPVAEASGVTLVECPADNAAELEAELDARTKSADIGIDAMLIIAEPLGVTADAFAVMGKFAAEHKVPIGGALMLVGDYGSVFGVNVNTVNMGKQTAILADKILKGTPASTIPVVSAEGFFQFNYKAAQELGLTVPEGLLSKADEIIR
- a CDS encoding ABC transporter substrate-binding protein, encoding MNLSKQIRFRRQILFLILLVAIGTLLGSCGKKTQKVYRVGILTSFAPMLTIAEGFKAGMTELGYIEGKNIVYDVQVKDADPEGEKQTVEKFINDKVDLIFTFPTGASVTAYSTAHGKGIPMVFAMCGVEGNIPIESVAHPGRNITGVRFPGPDNVVKHLEIMIELKPQAKRVWVTYDPSYPNTPIMLDALRLAASSLGVTLVESSHTDANEVEADLQARAASGDVGIDAILLLPEALSQSPSASGVIIKFANKYHIPVGGGVPYTLDLGAVFSFLPDDFEMGKMAAPLADKIFKGTPAGSIMLATPANYLWLNYKAAQELGLTVSEGLLSRAKKIIR